CTATTTTGTCTCTACTTGAGGGGACTGGGTCTTAGGTGTATgtaaaacagatttttttcttatatTTTAAAACAAGAAAGTTGGCTGTCCAGGCTCTGATTACAGAGAAAAAGTCTGTTCATTGCAGCAAAGAACTCTTTTAATACCAAAGAAAGCCACCAGGACACTGGGTTGCATCAACAGGGGCATCACTGGCAGAGTTAAAGAAGTCTTGTCCCACTctactcagtgctggtcagaccacatctggagagctgcctgcacttttgGTTCCTGCTGCATGAAAAATAGATGTGGAtgggctggaaagtgtccagagaagggccataggAATGATCAGGGGACTGGGAAACCCtctgccctgtgaggggagTCTGAAAGAACTGGGTctcttcagcccagagaagagaaggctgaggggagaccttattatcATGGACCagtacataaagggtggctacTGAAATGATGGAGACTCATTTTTTGCGTGGAGACTCATGGAAAAGACATGGGGTGATGTAGAAAAgctactgctggggagattcccattgcactccagaaggaaatgtttccccatgagcACAGTCAGACACTGAAATCATCTCccaaaggaagcagtggagcCTTCCACACCagacagttttaagactcaaGGTGCTGAGCCAGCTCACTTGGGCTCTGCCATTGCCTGGAAAAGTTGGACCAGaggatccttggggtcccttccagcttggcATCCTGTGAAAACCCAAGGCACCTAAACCCCTCTAAAGATTCAGTAGGGCAAAAGTTACATTCCAGGAGTCTGAACTAATAGTTCCTTTTCTTGCCCCCTGTGGACACTGTCAAGCATTTCTCTGGATTTGTAGCCTTCAGCCAGATGAGTTGAGCTAACCTGCTGTGTACCAAGCCCTGTGAGATTGCTTGAGACCCACAGGAGCAAGCAGGGGCCCATTCCAGTGAAAATGAGCAAACAGGAATGACAACAATAAATCCTGAGGCACTCATTCTTAGCTGGTTGGAGTAGATGTTCTCTGTCTCAGTGAAAGGTAGAAAACTGAGGTACTCCCAcagagggttgggcttgatgatcacaaaggtcttttccaaccaaaaggatCCCATGGCTTTCAGGAAGACTAAAGATTAAGTTCCCAGCTTGTAGGGATGTGAAGGGGGTTCCCCACCACAGGCACAGGAGTTCCCTTCTTACTCCcaggaaacacagaatcacagaattaatgaggttggaaaagacctttgagagtgagtccaacctattgtttaacaccttctaattaactaagccatggcaccaagtgcctcatccagtctcctctcaaacacctccagggatggggactccatcgcctccccaggcagcccattccagtgccaatcactcttgctgtgaacaatttcttcctaacatccagcctgaacctgccctggcacagcttgaggctgtgtcctcctgttctgtccctgggtgcttggcagaagagaccaaccccacctggctacaaccttctttaATGCAgtggtagagagcaatgaggtctgccctgagcctcctcttctgcaggctgcacacccccagctgcctcagcctctcctcacagggctgtgctccagcccctcaccagcattgttgctcttctctggacatgttcaagcaccttaacatctttcttaaagtgcccagagctggacacagcactcaaggtgtggcctgaccagtacaaggacagaaggactgccctggtcctgctggccacactattcctgacacaggccactgtgccattggtcttcttggccacttaaacacactgctggcttatgttcagttactatctaccagcacccccaggtccctctctgcctggctgctctccagccactctgtccccagcctgtagcactgcatgaggttgttgtgaccaaagtgtagaaccccagcacttggacttgttaaaacctAATGATTACAGAGATCAGAGGAATCCACCATGAGTGGCTTGGTGCTCTATATTTCATGGAAGGATCTTGGATGGAAATCATAATCAACCTCCTAAGTACTGGCTGTTCATCACACAACATTTGTAAGAGGCTCCATTAAACAGATACCAAAATGGAACAAATGGGGAAAGCAAATGCTCCATCTTGACTAGAAGGAGAAAGTAAGTGAAAAGTGATTTGAAGAAGGGAaaggtaatcatagaatggtttaggttggaagggacctcaaagatcatccagttccaaccccctgctgtaagcagggacatctcccaccagaacaggcttcatccaacctggccttgaacactaccagggagggagcagccacagcctccctgggcaacctgtgccaatgtctcatcacctcactacaaagaacttcttcctaacatccagtttcaatctcccctctgccagttcaaacccattcctcctcatcctgtcattacaagcccttgtcaatagtccctccccagccctcatgcagcccccttcagatactggaagaccactccaaggtctcctggaagcctttgcCTTAACAAGCAGCACATTCATGGTACAAGTCCTGGTTAATGGAGGACAGAGAAATGCCATCAAAATATCATTTTGGACCTGGGAGTGCCGGGGTACAATAAGTCCcttgtgagccagcaatgtgccctcaggGCCAAGGatgccaatggtatcctggagtgcacgaagaagagtgtggtcagcTGGGCTTCTCTGCTCTGGCCTAGTGAGATCACATCTGAAGTTCTGGaatccccagttcaagagagccagggaactactggacagagtccagtggaggctacaaagctgctgaagggcctggagcagctctgtgaggagcaaaggctgagagcctggagaagaacagccccagagaggatCTAAGCAATGCTCAgtaagagctaaaggagctgtggggtgtaagaggctggggccagactcttgtcaatGGTGcccaagtgataggacaaatgTCTGCTGGAGAGATTCTGACTGCACACAGGAGGACAATTCTTCACCACAAGGACAAGCAGCCATTGGAATAATCTCCTTAGGGAAGTGGTGATGTCCCCAGCGATGGCCATCTTTAAGATTCAGCTGTCTCAGCTTGTCTAGACAAACGTTTTGCCAAGAAGGGTTGGACCAGAtcatccttgagatccctttcaaGCTAGTGCTCAATGATTCCGTGATCTAATGGCTCAGACAGTGGCCCAGGCAGCATACCTGCAAATATTGGATCTTCTCCTGCACCATGCTTTGACACACACGTTCCTTCTCCACTGCTCTGGCCAGGAAAGCCCAGAATCtgttcacagcagcacaggcctTCAGGGATTTTTGGTCCAAAAGCCCTGAGGAATGAAAGGGGTAGGCTGTCTAACCCCTGCTCACACCAGAGACCACTCGTTACCCTTAGAAGAAACCACCCTTGGAAAACCAGAGCAGCTTTACCCAGGATGGACATGGCCAGGTGGGATGGCAGGCAGCGAAGGAAGTCCTTGGGCTGGTTGGCATTAGAAGGTGGCTGGTGAGGTGCAGGAACCACAGTGACATTTTGGTTGTTTAGGGACGGAAGAGGTGAGCTGATCTCTGCATCAGGATGCTCCTGGATGCAGCATTTGGTGTTTGAGGACTGGCAGCATGTTCCTGGTGGCTGACGTCCTAGAGAACAGGGACATGGACAGTCTTGTAAAAGCTTTGGTGGGTATAAACAGCACTGTCCCCAACCCACACTCTGCCTGTGTCCCACCACCCCaacacagcatcctgcctgctccagtgtccccATCCAGAACTCTGTCTGCATCCTGCCCACTCCTGGCCTTCTCCACTGACCCATttgatggagtcatagaatcacagaatggatggagttggaatagacctctggagatcacccagccaggatcacaatggccaggtgggtttcAAATCCCTTcaaagaaggaggctccacaacctctctgggcagcctgctccaggcctccaccaccctcacaacaaagaagtttcttctcctgtccagatggaacctcctgggttccagtttgtgcccattgctccttgtcctggcactgggcaccactgacaggagtctgactccagcctcttgccccccaccaaTGCTCccccttgctgagcattgcttagatgccctctggggctgctcttctgcaggctctcagcctcaaGGCTCTCAACCTtcactcctcacagagctgctttaggtccctcagcagctctgtagcttccattggactctccccagtagTTCCaagtccctcttgaactgggaagccccgAACTGGGCCCatgactccagatgtggcctcacaagGGTAGATCAGGggggagaaccttccttgacctgctggccacactcttgttaatgcaccccaggaccccactgacattcttggccccaagggcacgttgctggctcatggggaacttgtcccccagcactcccaggtccttccctgcagagctgctccccagcaggtcccccctcagctgtAGCGGTGCAGGGAGTTATCCCAACGCCCTGCCTGCTCCGTGCATGTCCCACTGCCCCCGGCCCACTCCGCACCCCACCTGTAGGTgcgggggctgcagcagcagcagcgcccacAGCCACGCCGGCTGCTGCCCGGCGCGCAGCGGAGGCGGCGTCCCCTGCGCGTCTCTGCCGGCCCCTGGCGTTCTCGGGCTTGATCGAACGCAAAGCCATTCGTCCCCGGGTGccgggcagaggagcagccgcCGGTACCGTCCCCGGCCCGGGGGAAGCTGTCGGGGCCCGCGGAGCGCCGGACCCGCCGTGCGGCGCCGCTTCGGGCTCCTGCCGCCCGTGCGCCGCGTCCTGGCTGCTAGGAGACAGCAGCGCCCGCGGGCAGCCCCCCCGGCGCAGGGCAACGCCGGCGGCTGCCGAGGAGCCGCACAGCTCGTCCCGTCCGACCCCTGCGGGCAGCAGGGGCGGCTGCAGCTAGAGCGGCTGGCCCTACAGCTGAGCTGCGGTGGTGCCAGCCGGGGGGCATCCTCGGCcctgagggcacattgctggctcttgAGGGACTTATTGTCCCCCCGCACTCCCAGGCCCAAAGTGATGCTGTGATGGCATTGCTCTGTCCTCCGTTAACCAGGACTTGTACCATGAATGTGCTGCTTGTTACGgcaaaggctttgaggaggccttggagtggccttccagtatctgaagggggctgcatcgttcacctctctggccagcctgggccAGGATATCACCACCCTCGGGGTCAGGCAGttattccttctctccagcctgaatctccctctttgagtttcaaaccatcccctcttgtcctgccacaacaggtcctgctcaaaagtctgtccccagctttcttcttgcCCCCTCGAagtgctgaaaggccaccagaaggtctccatggagactgggtgatcttggaggtctcttccaacctggttgatgctatgattctattctcctctccagctgaacaagcccagctctctcagcctggcttctaCCCcttccagcattgctgtggcctcctatggctccactccaacaggtccctctctgtgctgagaactccagagctgcccgAGTATTGCAGGGAGGGATCTCATCAGAACAcaacagaggggcagaatctcctccctgtctctgctgcccaccctgctgggaatcagcccaggacagagtTGGGGGCTTGgtgccagctcatgtccagcttttcaccccccagcactcccaactccctctccacagggctgctctccagcccttcattCCTAGCCTGGACTGACAGCAGGATTTGCCCCCATCCAGGTTCAGGACCTCATGAGATTGACACAGGCTCGTTTCTCCAGTTTGTGCAGGTCCTCCTGGATGGATTCTGCTCCTCAGAGATGCCatctgcaccactcagcttggtccCGCCAAACAGCAGGGTGCTGAGATGAGTGCTGCCTCTCCCTTACCtctgtccaggctgcacaggtggagagtgctcaagcagggcagaggcatGGCCACCACAGAACccttcacagaaacatccaggttggtgAAGCTCCTCAGGCTCACCAACTCTGacttagaaccctactctacaagattcaccttaaaccatagccctaagcaccacatccaaaccaccctgaaacacatccagggtgggtgactccaccacctccctgggcagctcatttagtccctgaccactctctccatgaaaagctttttcctaatgtccaatctaaacctccccagcctcagcttgaggccattcccccttgttctgtgtccAACCACCTATGAGAGGAGAccagtgccagcctctccataatatccctccaggtagctgtagacagatgCCTTGGAGCACAAGGCAGCTGGGAAACAGCAACCAGGTGTTTGCTCCCAGGAGAATGGAAGTTCAGTTGGCCTTTGGACAGCAGTGTTTGGTTTTCAGCCACAGACACCCATAGAGGCTGTAAATGtcagctgggcagtgctgatCCAGGGCTGTGTTTGGGAAGGTGCTTGTACAAAGATACTTCACAATCACCTTGCTTTTAGCAAACACCCATTTTGTACTCATTATCCTTAGTCCCAAGCTTCCCCaggctgggaaaagaaaaaagccccTAATTTAGTCATTTAATGAGTCAAAAATGCACGTGGAGTACGAGTAAAGACTGCTTCATCCATCATCTGGGAGAAGGTAGGAGGATAACTAAGCcatcaaacaaaaccccactttTGACAAGAAGGCAGAGCATTGAGGAGCAGCCCAGGTGgggaagcagcagaacaagcagAACAACACTAAACACATCCCTCCACCATgccctgcagaggtgggcacaaacaCAGCAGGACATCAAGGCCTGGGTGCCACCTACCTCAGTGCACGGCAGGTTTGGGGCTCTCACCTCGCCCATTGGACTCTTGTAGGCAGGTGTGGGAAGGACAATGCTGGTGGGGAACAAAATgttctgccctgcagagcttgTGGTGCTGTTGCTGTGGTTTGAGGGTTGGTGTGTGCAGAGCAAACATCCTGTGGGAGGCTTGGCCACCATCCCACGCACAGTCCCACCTGGCATCTTAACACAGctttggcagagcaggcagaggaaagcagagctccAACCACAACCATTATTCTCCTGTGCAGGGCTGTTTTCCTGCTAGTTGGAACTGGAGAAATGGGGGAGGGTTTGCTCtaagcccagctgcaggctgcctgcctgcatggtTACAGCAAAGTGTGGAGCTCCCCTCTGCAGGGGTCACAGCCTCTCTCAAGGGTGCACTTCACTCCCCTTGCACAGAAATGCTTCTCTCATGCTGATGTCTAGGGAATAATCTTGGCTTGTGTGAGAATCCACTGGGGAAGACAGCACCAACCACCAACAAACTGTTCTCCCAAGATGAAAGAAGTCTCCAACATCCTCTGTCTCTCCCACCTCTGCCCTTGTCAAGCTCCTTGCCATCTGCCCCTCCACGCTTGCAGGGAGGTGCAATCACCCTAGCAAGGCATCATGCACTCAAACCATCCCTGTCAGCCCATAGGACCCCAACTGCCACCCTGTCCTACAGTCCTAGACTTCATAAAGCACTCAAGCCCCACTGCTGAGACAATATCTTCTGCAACAagcctgacctgctggccagaGTGTCAGGAGAGCCAGGAGTATGTCCCACACTGCCAGACCTTCTCTAAGATCCCTCAGAGCTCCTTTACCAGCCGCACACAAGTACCCAGAGCTGAACTGGGCACTGTCAAGAACCTGCTGTCTCAGAGTGAGAGAGGCCCCCAACATCCTCCATCTCTCCCACTTCCAGGAGCACACAGCCCACTCTCCTCCAGGCAGGCTCCTTGCCATCCCCCTCTCCATGCTTGCAGGGAAGTGCACCCCAGCAAGGCAAACTCAGCCCTGAGACCCCCATTGAACTCAAACTGCTCTTTGGCTTCATAGAGCCCCCAAACCTCACTGCTGAGACAGGCAAaaagcctgagctgctggccaGGGGGATCAGGAGGCCTGAGACCATGTCCCACactgccacctcctccctgagaacccccagagctgctttcccagcTGGTCACAAGTAGCCACGACTGAAGCAGCACCTGGGGACATTTGATAGAGGTAGACATTGATGTGAAGGACCTCGGAggagctcagcccagcagcagagagagcaagTTGAGCATTTATCTTTGTCCCTTCTGCTCTTCCCCATAATCTTCCTGAGATgtatctctgctgtgctgcaactCAGCCCTTTTCCTGGAACCCTGTGCTCCTTCCCAGCTAGAACCTAGCTGCTAGAGCTGAGGTGGCTctgcctgttccctgcctgcctggggagcCCTTCCCAGGGCCACAGCTCCTGGGATTAGTGGTTTGAAGCCAGCAATAGATTCCTGAAATGTGTGAGATTCATTTGAAGATTAAATCCTTGGAGTCAAAGCAGCTAAACCAAATGGAATATTTTGTTGATTCAGTCCATCCAGGGATGCACAACAACCTGGGAGAGGTGAAGACATGCCAGGAACAGGCATGGAGCTGAAATCCTGTGTCTAGGAGGTTCACACTGGGAAGAGCTGGATACAGTGGGAaacctgctggctttccaaggacacacattcagctgcctgctggtggAAGGAGGAGCCCAGGTCATCACCgaggctgggcagggtgggcaTCTGTCCAGGTTGTTATTCCCTTGCACAGATACTTATTCTTCAGTGGGTGAAAAAGTGGCTGATGCCTGGGCCCAAAGAGTGATGGGGAATGGAGTTACCTCCAAGTGATGCTCCCCCAggctcagtactgggaccagttgtctttaatatctttagcaatgatctggatgagggggtCAAGAGCACCCTCATCTGGTTTTTAACTGTCACCAAGCAGATGCCACTGAGCTCTGTGGGAGTGCTGCTCTATGGGAGGGTAcaaaggctcttcagagggatctggacatgctgcacTGATGGACTGAGAGCAATGGGACTGAGGTTCtagctgggtcctgcacttgggtcacagcaacccatGAATGgttcaggcttggggcagagcggCTGGAAACTGcatggtggaaaaggacctggggatgttggtaacagtggctgaagatgccatgtgcccaggtagccaagaaggccaccagcattctggcctggatcagtaatggtgtagccagcaggagcagggcaggaccaCAAACTCTGCATTCAGTTTCGGGCCTCTCACTCAAAAAatgacattgaggggctggagtgtgtccagagaagggcaatgaagctggtgaagggtctagagaacagggctagcgaggagcagctgaggaacctggaggttcagcttggagaggaggagattgaggggagacctcactgcactCTGCagaagaaggctggagccagctgggagttGATCTGTTCagccaaggaacaagcaataggacaagaagaaaaggtttcaagttgcaccaggggaggtttaagttgggcatgagaaaaaaattcttccccttgagggttttcaaggcctggcccaggctgcccagggcagtggtggagtccccacccctgaagGAGTTTCCAAGCCATGCAGATatagtgctgagggccagggtttagtggtgacctggcagtctGAGTTCATGAAAGTCCCAGCATTTGAAACAGGCTGGAGCATGCCTGGGGGTGGGAGAGCAAACACCCCTGGTTaaagcagcacaggcacagaatgGATGTGGAGCACCCTGTGAAGGACACAATGACCCTGGTGACAAACCTCTTCTTGCTTCCAACACACAATCCCCTCTGCTACAGCACAGCTCCCACTGTGTGTCATGTGTGTGACATCTTGATGGCCACAAGGGTTTCAGTGGGAGGTGAGGATGGAAGGGAGTGTGACTGCAGTGCCACAGATGCTGTCTAGCACGGGAGGGAACAGAGAGAGACATAGAATGGGttgtgttggaagagagctccaaaagtcatctatccaacctgctctgcaggtcagcagggacattctccactagatcaggttggccaaagccctgtggagcctcactttgagtagctctagggatggagcctcaaccacctccctgggcaacctgttccagtgttccaccaaaTGGGTGGAACAAAGGGGGAtgaagcagggagcagaggtaCCAGGTGCATGCCAACCTGGCGTGGCTGGCCCAGGGGAGTTGAGCACCTCCCTTCTTACACCCAGAGGCAGCCTGAGTGCCCATATAAacaccagcacccagccagaAGGGATGCTTTTATTGCAGAAACACTCCTGATGTTACCCAAATGCCCAGCTCGGccccaggcagccctgctgAAGAGAGCTGGGGGCTCAGTCACAGGCTGTCAGTACAGCAGGAGGAAGCCCAGCGCTGTCTTCCTCACGTTTCTgggaggcagagagaagggctgggagcaggttgcccatgcAGCTGGTGGCAGAGGTGCCTGGCACGTCTTTAAGGAgaagctcagagcagccctgctgcttgtggctgctgctgtagcATTCGTGGCCCTGTGGCTTGCTGCCATGAGTTTTGGAAGTGAGGCATTGCAGAAGAAGCAAAGGCACTTGGAGGACCTCAACCTTCTCCTTAAGCCCTTTGCTTAAGGGGCCACAGGGCGCCGGAGAGCAAAGAACCTGCCTGGAACCGCCCTGCACTCGATCTGCAGCCACATGGAGAAGAGATCTGTCTCCTGGTATTTGTCAGCCATCTGGAAGgtgaagctctgcagcagtgtggtgaggaagaggaagagctcGATGCGGGCCAGCGCTTCCCCCGGGCACATCCGCTTCCCTGGGGCACAGAAAGGGGAGGCTGAGCACTGGGCTGGTGGCTCCATGGCTTTGTCCAGTGTGTGGGGAGAAAAGGGCATGAAAGGATGGAGAGGAAGCTCGTGCCATGGGTGGGACTCTGGTGCCAACACAtactgtggtggtggtggcccctggagcagagccactgagggcaaggtgcagagctgagcactcaCCTGCTGAGAAAGCCATGAAGGCCTCACGCTTCCTGAACTCGCCCTTCTCATCCAAGAAGTGACCTGGGTCAACTCTTTTAGGGTTCTCCCACTGGGTTGGATCCGAATGCACAGAAGAAAATACTGGAATCACAGGTGTGCCCTGCGGGAGTGGGGTGGAAGAGGGATGGAAGGAGGCACATCAGTACATAGACCTCCCACACCTCACACAGAGAGCATTGCTGAGATGGGTTGGCGCCTGAGGAGAATCTGAGGGACACGGGGAGAGGCTGGGTGCACCCCTTGGTGCCCATCCAAGGGCAAGACTCTGGGGAGTGACGAATCTGTGCCAGGCACAGACAACTAATACGGAGCTCTGCCATCCCCCATGGTCCTGCTGGTCTCTGTGCAGCTCCTGAGACTGaagttcacagattgcatcgggttggaagagacctcaaaggtcatcttgcccaccacccctgcagtcagcagggacacctcaacatctttcttgaattgaggggcccagaactggacacagtactcaaggtgtggcctgaccagtgctgagtacaatggaagaataacctcccttgtcctactggccacactgttcctgatgcaggccaggatgccataggCTCTCTtaggcacctgggcacactgctggctcatcttcagcctactcatcttcagctctcccctcagcctcccctttttCACactgagcatccccagctccctcagtgacTCCTGATAAgctttactctccaggcccttcaccttGGGGATGGTGTAGCCCTTGAAGACGATGTCCTGCGTCGCCATGCGGGGGAAGTTCTCGATGCGGCTCCTGTGGCAGCGCTGCATCTCGTGGATCACCGCGTTGGTGTAGGGCATCTTCAGCTTGTCCTCGGTGCTGGGAGCACGGCTGCTGCCCACCACTGCATCAATCTCCTCCTGCACCTTGGCTGGGGACaaggcaggtgtggagctgcagagcttgcTGTCCCAACCACCCCTTAACTCGTCCCCATGGACACCTGTCCTGGAGCCAAAGGGTGATCTAGCAGAGGGAGTAACCCAACGTAACCCTCTGTAGAGGCCAGAAGTAAGGTCTTGGCCCACATAACTGCCCAGGTCAGGCAGGTTAAAGCATCTCTCATAGGTGAGTCCATCCACACAGGCAGGgatggagaagagggagaaagtACCCAGATCCCTCTGGTCTGTGTGAACGTATCTCTAATGGCTTGGGTGACCCAGGCAGGATGGTTTTGGTGTCCACACACACAGGatcctccagaggtccctgtgATACAGGGATCAGCCACATTCTGCTGCCTTTACCTTGAATATGGGGGTGTTTTGCCAGGATCAAGAGGAAGAAGACCAGGGTGTTGCTGGTTGTCACTGTTCCAGCACCAAAGAGGCTGAATACTGACATGACCAAGTCTTCATTGCTGTACATGTTCTCTGGGCTGCTGTTCTCCTGGAAGGTGTAGCGGGGAGGGGACTCattatggaatcatggaaccatggagtTTccatgtttgggttggaagctcatctagtccaacccctctgcaggcagcagggactgcATTTGCAGGTTGCTCCCAGCTCCACGCAACTcaacctggaatggttccagggatggggcatctaccacctctctgggcaaccctctgggccagagtctcaccaccctcagtgtgaaaaatctcctccttctctttagTTTTAATCCCCCTGTTTTTGAATTGTGTCAGcaggagaagacctttaagattattcAATCCAACcttgaacccagcactgccaggtcaccactaaaccatggccctcagcttcacatctccatggctttgaaacccctccagagatggggagtctgccactgccctgggccagaCCTTGACAACACTAAAGAAGTACACCTAGGTCATCTTCAAGACTGCAGCCCTTTACACCACCTCTACCTTCTCTGCTTTCATAAGGAAACAGTCGATGTAGTCCCTGGGGCAGCTGGGATCCAGAGTCTGCCTGTGATCCTCAACTCGTTCTTGGATGTACTTCTTCAGCTTCTCACACTCGGTCAGAACTTTCTGGTGTGGCCCTGGGAGATGCTGCATGATGCTGGGGAAGGTGTTGTAGACCTGTGGATGGAGGAGACATAGGATGGCTCAGCTGCATGGGTGGAGACTCTTGGGAAGCCCCAAAGCCacatagaaacatggaatggtttaggttggaggggacctcaaagtccatccagttccaactccctggcataggcagggacacctcccactagagcaggttgctcaagatctcatccaacctggccttgaacatctccaggcagggagcagccacaacctccctcagcaacctgtgccagtgtctcaccaccctcactgcaaagaacttct
This is a stretch of genomic DNA from Pogoniulus pusillus isolate bPogPus1 chromosome 11, bPogPus1.pri, whole genome shotgun sequence. It encodes these proteins:
- the LOC135179795 gene encoding cytochrome P450 2C5-like gives rise to the protein MLGLLGAQVRMDAGSGGLLLLLLLLLSILWLLACRSSKRRSQLPPGPAPWPILGNLQQKDVLPLYKNYEKLSSVYGSIFTVWLGLKPVVVLCGYEAVKDALVGHSEEFGGRPQIPLLMKLSKDYGFVSYNERKWRELRRFTLSTLRDFGMGKSSMSQRVQEEAQHLVEILSKLKGNPFEPMTMFRHAVSNVICSIVFGSRYSYTDKAFLDLLNAIGNYISFFLSPIAKVYNTFPSIMQHLPGPHQKVLTECEKLKKYIQERVEDHRQTLDPSCPRDYIDCFLMKAEKENSSPENMYSNEDLVMSVFSLFGAGTVTTSNTLVFFLLILAKHPHIQAKVQEEIDAVVGSSRAPSTEDKLKMPYTNAVIHEMQRCHRSRIENFPRMATQDIVFKGYTIPKGTPVIPVFSSVHSDPTQWENPKRVDPGHFLDEKGEFRKREAFMAFSAGKRMCPGEALARIELFLFLTTLLQSFTFQMADKYQETDLFSMWLQIECRAVPGRFFALRRPVAP